From the Kiloniellales bacterium genome, the window GCTCGTTCGCCCGCCGGCGCCGACCCCACGCCGCCGGCGTCGAGATGGGACGGTCCCGGCGCCGGGGCACCGAGCGAGAGATCCTGGGACACACGCCTCTTCATTCCGGCCGAACTCATGGCTCGACCAGCAGGTTGAAGCTGACCCTGTCGGACTTCTCGTGAGCGGTGATCCCCATGGCCATCGCCCACCAGCCGGTCATGCTGAACTTGATGCCTTTCACGGCATAGGTGCCGGGCTCCACTTCCCCGGTGATCCTGGGGTCGGTGGGGAAGCCGTGATTGTGCAGGGGCATCCCGCCGTAAAACTTCACCTCCGCCCCGGTGACGGGAGCACCCTCGGGAGTTTCGATCCGGATCAGCCAGGTATGAATCTCGTTGAAGGGCGCAGGCTCCTCCTCCGGCGAAACGCTGACGCGGAACAGGCCCGCCTCGCTCGCCTTTTTCACTTCGGTATCATATCCCAAGGGGAGGCCGACGTCGGTCAGCCTCTTCTGGCCGAGCCGAACCTCTTCGCTCAGCACCTCCCATTGCTCGAGAAAGCCGAACTCGTCGGCGGCAACCTGCGCGCTTGCGGTGCCGCAAGGCACCGTGGTCGCGAGCATCGCAATGATCCAGAGTCTCCGGAGCATTATCCTACCCTTGCGATCGACACCCTGAACGCCTGTGGCGCCGACCGCCCCCACAACGGCAACCGGGACCGGCTGAGCCGGCCCCGGTATCATGACCAGCCGTGTTATCGGCTATCAGTCGTCGTCGTCTCCGTCCCCGTCGTCGTCATCGTCGTCGTCGAAGTCAAAGCGAAGCCGCGGACGCAGGAGGAAGAATCCGCGATCCATGCTGCTGACGGCGATAATGTTGGGGCGCTTGAAGTAGGGATAGTTGCTCCAGGTGCCGCCGTCGAAGGTCGCGTTGTTGTCCTCCGGATACATGTCGAAGAAGGCGACCTCGTCATAACGGCCATCGGCGACCCTGCTGATGTCGAAGATCCGCAGACCCGAAGTGTAGTTCGAGGCGAAGGAATATTTGCCCCGCGTGTAGAGATTGTGGTCGATCGAGGTCTCGCCGTTCGTCGTCTCGGCGAAAAGCACGGGGTTCTCGAGATCGTGAAGGTCCCAGAGCCGGGTCGTGGTCGTCGAGACCGCCTCGAAGAGCTCGTCCAGTTCGTCGTCGTGAATGAAGTAGGCCTGATCCGGCGTCAGCCAACCCTGGTGGCTGTAGCCGAAACCATCCGCGTAGGGCGTGTTCGAGATGACCTTGACGTCGTCCTTGTCGGTGACGTCGACGATGGACAGCGTGTTGAAGAAGGGCGCCTCGCCTTCGCTGCTGCGGTTGGCGGAGGAGCTGAAGCAGATCTCGTGATTCCGATACCTTCGGTCCGGACCCTTGTAGTTCACGCACTGCGTGTCGTGAACGTAGCCATGCTCGCTGAAGCAGCCGGCGTTGGTCGGATTGCTGGGATCGGAAATGTCGATCATCTCCAGACCGCCGCGGCAGGTGTTGGCCCCGACCACGTAGGCGAAGCCCGAGTCCACGTTGATCGCGACGTTGTGCGAGCTGGAGAACTCGTTGTAGAGGGCGGCGTTTTCCAGAATCACCGGCCCGTCGCGGCCGTCGAGACCACGCAGGGTCCGCAGGTCGAGAACCTGCAGGCCGTGATTGGTCGCCTCGGAGCCGATGAAGGCGTGGTTCTTGTAGACCTTGATGTCACGCCAGAGCTCCCGGTTCGGATCCAGGGCAGCCGCCGGCAGGAAGCCGACCACCTTCGGCCGCAACGGCCGGGTGACGTCGATGGCAAGCGTGCCTTCCGTCGCCCCGAGGAGCGCGTACTCGCGCCGAGTCTTCGGATCGGTCCAGCCCCAGATGTCGTTGACGAAGCTGACGCCCAGCTCGGCGATGTCGATGTGAGCGAGCAAGTCGACGTCCTTGCAGGGATACTGCCCCGCCGCAAGGCCACGCTTGCACGCGGCGAAAGTGAAGCCACCGGCACTCGATGTCGAGGCGTCGGCCGTCGCGGCCGAGCTGCTTGCGGCCGAGCCGCTCAAGGCGGTCGTGCTCAGGCTGCGCGTAGCGGACGACGCCTGGGTCTCAAGAAGCTTGGCCTTGTTCTTGGCCGCGATGAGTCGGAAGGATTCCGTCTTGCCGCCGTCGAAGTCGTCGGGTCTGTGTGCATTCGCTGTGGTGGAGATCGCAATGGCGGCCGCAGCGGCCAAAACGACCGTTGTAAAGTGATTCATTTTTGAAGCCTCCCAGCTTATACACGCGACGATAGAGCAGGCTTCGCCGAATTGTAAAGCGCCTTCCTCACCTGAAGGGGGTAGAAAGCAGTCTTCTACCCTCAAGAGCTGCAATCGGGACACAAAAGTTCCAAACTCGGATCGAAAACGAAACAATCCAAACAGACGGCTGTCTTCCGAGCTTCGCCCCCGAATCGCCGGGTCCGGCGCGTGCCGCCGCGTATAATCCCAGCTTTTTTGTGGTTTCTGCCGAAGCTTGCCGCCGCCGCGGCCGGAGGGCCGATCGGCGCCCACACTCAGGAGGTCTGACGGCGCCCGTTCCCACGCTCAACACCTCGGCCCCGGCGGGTCCATAGCCATAACAAGGTAATGCCCGGATGGGTTGTCAGACTCTAAGGGGTTGAACAAGGCATAAGCATATTGTCTTAAAGCGGGTTACCCGTTATTGGCGAAACCACTTGGCGCCGCTTGCAGCGAAGGACGGATTGCGCCCGCCCGCCGGCCGCGGTGGGCGCGACGGCGAGGCGCGAGAATCCATCACGCGTCTCCGGCCCGGCGCCGGCCGACCACGACGCCGCAGGCCTCGAGCCGCACGTCGCCGAGGATGGTGTCGTAGCCGGCTAAGAGCTCCGCAACGACGACGGCCTCCGGTCCGTAGTTAAAGACGTAGCGGTGGCGGCCGCGGTCCCTCACCCGGATGTCCGCGGGCAGGCGGCGCGTCTCGAGACCGGCGTCGCGCGCCAGCCGCTCAACCACATCGAGCGCGTAGGCGGGCGACGGCAGGCCGGCCAGGTAGGCGACCCCGCCCCGCTGGGCCAGTGCGATCTCGCCGTCCTCGGTGAGGTCGATCACGTCGACGCCGGGCGCCACGACGAGCTCGCGCCAGAGCGCGAAGTGCGCCTCCGCGCCCTTCTCCGCGATGCCGAGGGTCTCGAAGGGGGGCAGGCTCTCGACCCGCGACACGGTCAGGGGGATCAGCGACCGGAAGGCGCCAGGCGGCAGGGATTCCGGGATCTGGAACTCCTTGGTCTTTGACCCGCTGCGCGGTCCGAGCAGCACCCGCTGCCCCGCCGCCCCGAGGGCCGCCGCCAGCGCCGGGTCCTCTGCGAAGAGGCCCGGGACGATGACGAGCGCCCGGCCGGAGACGGCTTCCGCGGTCGCGGGCACGACGTCGACGGCGAGGCCGAGTTGCCGCAGGACGCGATAAAAGAGCAGACAGAGGTCGAGGTAGCGGAAGCCCCGGCCCTGCGGTTGGATTTCCCAGGCCCCGGCGCTCTCGTAGTCGAAGACCAGCGCGACCGGCGCTCGGGACAGGGGGTCCGGCGCGCCGAGCGCGGCGAACTCCCGCGCCAGGGCGGCGACGACCTCGAAGGCCTCGTTCGGCCGTCCATCGGGCAGCAGAAGGCCCTCGTGCATCTGTTCCTGGCCGAAGGGCGCCTGGCGCCAGCGGAAGAAGCTGACGACCTCTGCCCCGGCCGCGAAGGCCTCCTGGGCCCAGAGCCGGACCGCGCCCGGCGCCGGGATCGGGTTGTGCGGCGCCCAGTTGACCGCGCCGGGCTGCTGCTCCATCACCCACCAGCGCCCGCGGCCACAGGCCCGGTAAAGATCGTGGTGGAAGGCCTGGAAGTCCGGGTCGCCGACCTTGAGGTAGCGACGCTTGCGGTCGTCGTCGCGGAGGTCGCGCTCGAGATGGCCAAGCGGATAGCTGTCCCAAGTCGCGACGTCGAGATCGGCAGAGAGCGCGAAGTGATCGAAGCCGGTGAAGCCGCCCATGAAATTGTGCAGGACGTCCCGCCCAGGGGAATGGCGGCGGATGATTTCGACCTGGCGGCGGTTGAAAGACACCACCGCCTCCGAGGCGTAGCGCCGGAAGGCAAGCTCATGGGCCGGGTTCGCCTCCGTGACGGTCAGGTTCGGCAGCCCGACCTCGTCGAAGGCGCGGTACGCCATCGACCAGAAGACATTGCCCCAGGCCCGGTTTAGCGCCTCGACCGTCCCGTAGCGCGCCGCACACCAGGCGCGGAAGCCGTCGAGGGCCGCCGCCGAGTAGCTCAAGACCGTGTCATGGCAGCCGTACTCGTTGTCGGTCTGCCAGGCGACCAGCGCCGGATGGCTTCCGAAGGCCTCGGCCAGGGCGGTGACGATGCGCGCGCTCTCCTCCCGGTAGCCCGGGTGGCTGAAGCAGTAGTGCCGGCGCGACCCGAAGCCGCGCGGCCGGCCCTCGCGGTCGACCGCCAGCATCTCCGGCATGCGGTCGACCAGCCACTTGGGCGGACAGGCGGTCGGCGTCCCGAGCACGACCTCCAGGCCCGCGGCTTGCAGGGTGTCGATCGCGCGCGCCAGCCAGTCCAGACACAGCCCGCCCGGTTCCGGCTCCAGCCGCGACCAA encodes:
- a CDS encoding FixH family protein, producing the protein MLATTVPCGTASAQVAADEFGFLEQWEVLSEEVRLGQKRLTDVGLPLGYDTEVKKASEAGLFRVSVSPEEEPAPFNEIHTWLIRIETPEGAPVTGAEVKFYGGMPLHNHGFPTDPRITGEVEPGTYAVKGIKFSMTGWWAMAMGITAHEKSDRVSFNLLVEP
- a CDS encoding choice-of-anchor B family protein, with protein sequence MNHFTTVVLAAAAAIAISTTANAHRPDDFDGGKTESFRLIAAKNKAKLLETQASSATRSLSTTALSGSAASSSAATADASTSSAGGFTFAACKRGLAAGQYPCKDVDLLAHIDIAELGVSFVNDIWGWTDPKTRREYALLGATEGTLAIDVTRPLRPKVVGFLPAAALDPNRELWRDIKVYKNHAFIGSEATNHGLQVLDLRTLRGLDGRDGPVILENAALYNEFSSSHNVAINVDSGFAYVVGANTCRGGLEMIDISDPSNPTNAGCFSEHGYVHDTQCVNYKGPDRRYRNHEICFSSSANRSSEGEAPFFNTLSIVDVTDKDDVKVISNTPYADGFGYSHQGWLTPDQAYFIHDDELDELFEAVSTTTTRLWDLHDLENPVLFAETTNGETSIDHNLYTRGKYSFASNYTSGLRIFDISRVADGRYDEVAFFDMYPEDNNATFDGGTWSNYPYFKRPNIIAVSSMDRGFFLLRPRLRFDFDDDDDDDGDGDDDD
- a CDS encoding beta-galactosidase translates to MSGEDAPRRPRLGVCYYPEHWPEERWPTDAAMMREVGISVVRIGEFAWSRLEPEPGGLCLDWLARAIDTLQAAGLEVVLGTPTACPPKWLVDRMPEMLAVDREGRPRGFGSRRHYCFSHPGYREESARIVTALAEAFGSHPALVAWQTDNEYGCHDTVLSYSAAALDGFRAWCAARYGTVEALNRAWGNVFWSMAYRAFDEVGLPNLTVTEANPAHELAFRRYASEAVVSFNRRQVEIIRRHSPGRDVLHNFMGGFTGFDHFALSADLDVATWDSYPLGHLERDLRDDDRKRRYLKVGDPDFQAFHHDLYRACGRGRWWVMEQQPGAVNWAPHNPIPAPGAVRLWAQEAFAAGAEVVSFFRWRQAPFGQEQMHEGLLLPDGRPNEAFEVVAALAREFAALGAPDPLSRAPVALVFDYESAGAWEIQPQGRGFRYLDLCLLFYRVLRQLGLAVDVVPATAEAVSGRALVIVPGLFAEDPALAAALGAAGQRVLLGPRSGSKTKEFQIPESLPPGAFRSLIPLTVSRVESLPPFETLGIAEKGAEAHFALWRELVVAPGVDVIDLTEDGEIALAQRGGVAYLAGLPSPAYALDVVERLARDAGLETRRLPADIRVRDRGRHRYVFNYGPEAVVVAELLAGYDTILGDVRLEACGVVVGRRRAGDA